The following proteins are co-located in the bacterium genome:
- a CDS encoding LysM peptidoglycan-binding domain-containing protein, whose amino-acid sequence MIKYNLKTLISTIIAISLIFPTSVSAKITPKEIKDKKVEVITIKKGDTLWDIAKVCYKNPFMWKKFQEFNIITNPDLIFPGEKLVISAEDAKKLKEILEKRVIEVKEEIKEIKEKKEILKKKKEEKPEKVEVIKEVIKEKEVKVPVPDEALLKKIAMLEQEIKLLKKAGKKDEKPPQKEIRVLKEQITSLQEEEAILQASIVELEEKLAIEKTDKQELEGFSQFLAVGIMCAVILLNTFK is encoded by the coding sequence ATGATAAAATATAATTTAAAAACATTAATTTCGACAATAATTGCTATTTCTCTCATATTTCCTACCTCAGTGAGTGCTAAAATTACCCCTAAAGAAATAAAAGATAAAAAGGTTGAAGTTATTACTATTAAAAAAGGTGATACCTTATGGGATATAGCTAAAGTTTGTTATAAAAACCCATTTATGTGGAAAAAATTCCAGGAATTTAATATTATTACCAACCCTGATTTGATTTTTCCAGGTGAGAAATTAGTCATTAGCGCTGAAGATGCTAAAAAATTAAAGGAGATATTAGAAAAGAGAGTAATTGAGGTAAAAGAAGAGATAAAAGAAATAAAAGAGAAAAAAGAGATACTTAAGAAGAAAAAAGAAGAAAAACCTGAAAAAGTAGAAGTGATAAAAGAAGTTATCAAAGAAAAAGAAGTTAAAGTTCCTGTTCCAGATGAAGCGCTTCTAAAGAAAATTGCGATGTTAGAACAGGAAATAAAGTTATTAAAAAAAGCAGGGAAAAAAGACGAGAAGCCGCCTCAAAAGGAAATTAGGGTATTAAAAGAGCAGATAACATCTTTACAAGAGGAAGAAGCAATACTACAGGCATCTATCGTTGAATTAGAAGAAAAACTTGCTATAGAAAAAACAGACAAACAAGAATTAGAGGGATTTTCACAATTTCTGGCTGTAGGTATAATGTGTGCAGTTATACTTTTGAATACATTTAAATAA